One Longimicrobium sp. genomic window, AGAATGAACGGGCTGAGATGGCAGTGCATTCGCATCACAAAAAAGAAATCACACGGAGGGAACGGAGGAAACGGAGGACTGATCTGAGTTCCTCCGTTTCCTCCGTTCCCTCCGTGTGATTCGATCTGTTACGGTATCACATCACAGTGCGTGAGTGCGTTAGTGCAGAAGTGCGTCGGATCCGCTCGGGCCCGACGCACTTTCGCACTTTCGCACTTTCGCACTTTCGCACTTCGTCACTCCAGCCCGTAGTCGTGGATCTTGTATGACAGTGCCCGCACCGACAACTCCAGCAGCTCCGCCGCCCGCGTGCGGTTGCCGTTGCAGCGCTCCAGCGCCCGCTCGATCAGCGTCTTCTCCAGCGCGGGGAGGCGGCGCTTCACCGACAGGTCGCCGTCGTCGTCGCGCAGGTCGAAGAGCTGGCGGCCGGTGCGCACGTGCGCCGGCAGGTGCTCCTCGCGGATGTCGCCGCCGGAGAGGATCAGCGCGCGCTCGACCACGTTCTCCAGCTCGCGCACGTTCCCCGGCCACCCGTACGCGGCCAGGACGGGCACGAGCGAGCGCGGCAGCCCCGGCGCGTCGATGCGCAGCCGCTCGGCGTGGCGCCGCAGGAAGTGCTCGGCCAGCAGCGGGATGTCTTCCGGGCGCGTGCGCAGCGGCGGGATGTGGATCTGCACCACGTTGATGCGATAGAACAGGTCGTCGCGGAAGCGCTGCGCCTTCACCTCCGCCACCAGGTCGCGCGCCGTCGCCGCCAGCACGCGCACGTCCACGGGGCGCTCGCCGCTGCCGCCCACGCGGCGGATGGTGCGCTCCTGGAGAACGCGCAGGAGCTTCACCTGCAGCGGCATCGACAGCTCGCCGATCTCGTCCAGGAAGAGCGTGCCGCCGTCCGCCTCCTCGAACAGCCCCTCGCGCGCCCGGTCCGCCCCGGTGAACGCGCCCTTCTCGTGGCCGAAGAGCTCGCTCTCCAGCAGGTTCTCGGGGATGGCGCCGCAGTTGACGGCCACGAACGCCGCGTCGCGGCGCGGGCTGGCGGCGTGGACGGCGCGGGCCACCGCCTCCTTCCCGCTCCCGCTCTCCCCCGTCAGCAGCACGGTCGACGGGAAGGGGGCGACCCGCATCGCCAGGTCCATCACCTCGCGCATCGCGGCGCTGGCGCCCACCACGCCCGCGAAGCCCTCCGCGTGGGCCACCTCCTTGCGCAGCCGGGCCACCTCGCGGCGCAGCTGCTCGCGCTCCTGCGCCTTGCGGAGGGTGAGCAGCACCTCGTCGGCGTTGAAGGGCTTGGAGATGTAGTCGTACGCGCCGCGCCGCATCGCCTCGACGGCGGTGTCGAGGGTGCCGTAGGCGCTCATCATCACCACCAGCCCGGTGCCCCCGCCCTGCTGGTACTTCTCCAGGAACTCCAGCCCCCCCATCCGCG contains:
- a CDS encoding sigma-54 dependent transcriptional regulator, yielding MSQPRVLVIDDEAGLRHTLLLILRDEGYQVQTADDGETGLRMALAEQPDLVLCDVRMPRMGGLEFLEKYQQGGGTGLVVMMSAYGTLDTAVEAMRRGAYDYISKPFNADEVLLTLRKAQEREQLRREVARLRKEVAHAEGFAGVVGASAAMREVMDLAMRVAPFPSTVLLTGESGSGKEAVARAVHAASPRRDAAFVAVNCGAIPENLLESELFGHEKGAFTGADRAREGLFEEADGGTLFLDEIGELSMPLQVKLLRVLQERTIRRVGGSGERPVDVRVLAATARDLVAEVKAQRFRDDLFYRINVVQIHIPPLRTRPEDIPLLAEHFLRRHAERLRIDAPGLPRSLVPVLAAYGWPGNVRELENVVERALILSGGDIREEHLPAHVRTGRQLFDLRDDDGDLSVKRRLPALEKTLIERALERCNGNRTRAAELLELSVRALSYKIHDYGLE